The Lewinellaceae bacterium genome has a segment encoding these proteins:
- a CDS encoding DUF4249 domain-containing protein, protein MTSDAFAHIEKKGNVNLTQRAVKLLLTCLIATICFSCVEEFQPELDEFENLLVVDGGITNEEGPYTILLNISSGLEIIKLEPVSGATTIIREENGPFEVLSEITPGTYQTAPGGIKGEIGKRYRIEIAVNGKLYESDYELLKEPTAIESVQASLEFKAFPDAPEEVPGYQFYINTELSPYEQDYYLWRLEGTFKYESDFYIFYIYEGGFKEFKNHDSLKVCYRTYTVGDIFTTNTNNLVEPKLFAKPLNFLPAIDNKLSIRYSLLTRQYSISKEAYEFWHGIERQTSGNASLYTGQPYQIRGNLKNIDNPDEPILGYFLVAGVSENRIFVDRPLNVGYYLAGCQLDYEGMQYVTFTSPDEWPIYITVGEDGWALSGNGCLDCRQLSGVLKVPDFWIE, encoded by the coding sequence ATGACTTCAGATGCCTTTGCCCATATCGAAAAAAAGGGGAACGTTAATTTAACTCAGAGGGCAGTCAAATTACTTTTGACCTGTTTAATCGCAACGATATGTTTTTCCTGTGTGGAAGAATTTCAGCCGGAGTTGGATGAATTCGAAAATCTTCTGGTGGTGGATGGCGGCATTACGAATGAAGAAGGCCCTTATACCATTCTTCTCAATATTTCTTCCGGCCTGGAAATTATTAAACTTGAGCCGGTTTCGGGAGCAACCACCATAATCAGGGAGGAAAACGGACCATTCGAGGTACTCTCGGAAATAACCCCCGGAACCTACCAAACGGCCCCTGGAGGCATAAAAGGGGAAATCGGAAAGCGTTACAGGATTGAAATAGCGGTCAACGGAAAATTATATGAATCAGATTATGAATTATTAAAAGAACCTACCGCCATCGAGTCTGTGCAGGCCTCATTAGAATTCAAAGCCTTTCCCGATGCTCCGGAAGAAGTGCCGGGCTACCAGTTTTATATCAATACGGAGTTGTCACCCTACGAACAGGATTATTACCTGTGGCGGCTGGAAGGAACCTTTAAATATGAATCAGATTTTTATATATTTTACATTTACGAGGGAGGTTTTAAGGAGTTTAAAAATCATGATTCCCTTAAAGTTTGTTACAGGACTTATACGGTGGGGGATATTTTTACCACCAATACAAATAACCTGGTCGAACCAAAGCTTTTTGCAAAACCGCTGAATTTTTTGCCTGCAATCGATAATAAACTTTCTATCCGTTACAGTTTGCTCACACGACAGTATTCAATAAGCAAGGAAGCGTATGAATTTTGGCACGGCATAGAACGCCAGACTTCAGGAAATGCTTCATTGTATACGGGGCAGCCTTACCAGATTCGGGGCAATTTGAAAAATATAGACAACCCCGATGAACCCATACTTGGTTATTTTTTGGTAGCCGGGGTTTCGGAAAACAGAATATTCGTGGATCGTCCACTGAATGTTGGATATTACCTGGCCGGTTGCCAACTTGATTACGAAGGGATGCAATATGTAACGTTTACTTCCCCGGATGAATGGCCTATTTATATAACCGTTGGGGAAGATGGTTGGGCACTTTCCGGCAATGGATGCCTGGATTGCCGGCAATTGAGTGGCGTATTGAAAGTACCTGATTTCTGGATCGAATAA
- a CDS encoding 1-acyl-sn-glycerol-3-phosphate acyltransferase, whose protein sequence is MIKTKKTILYLLLREWCFIGTRLYFKKVETKYLEDFPRDKPVIFVGNHCNTFIDPILMAVNTHSYPAYLATAAAFRNPTLAKFLYAIRMLPVYRQRDGGDPIKKNEEIFNISIQQLEANMQFVIFPEGSHTPFRRLRDFKKGFARIGFEALNRNNGALDVLIVPVGVEYRQYRKMHQEVLQTFGKAIPLKNYWESYQKDNALTLVQLKNDVYKELKELMIHIPTEEHYEAVESLRNFTRPWLYDFLGLKNPDLYDKFLAEKKMIASQTAFETEKPEEMESFARKITDYQKALDKQNFRNHLVQNPPDILKMAFQFLLMILFLPIYLLGVITSYIPYKLPVVISKKLFKDTMYYGAANYAGGLLFFTISWIVETLLVQMIFHNGWITLAFALLMPVASFFSFRYWIALKKLWHGWRYIIFSKTKPEQAKNLREQHESIIKETAQMMKAFGA, encoded by the coding sequence ATGATAAAAACAAAAAAAACGATTTTATATCTCCTCTTGCGCGAATGGTGTTTTATCGGAACCCGATTGTATTTTAAGAAAGTGGAGACCAAATATTTGGAAGACTTTCCGAGGGATAAACCCGTCATTTTTGTCGGCAATCACTGCAATACCTTTATTGATCCCATTCTCATGGCGGTGAATACCCACAGCTATCCTGCTTACCTCGCCACTGCCGCGGCATTTAGAAATCCAACTCTTGCCAAATTTCTATATGCCATTCGCATGCTGCCGGTTTATCGACAAAGAGATGGGGGGGATCCGATAAAGAAAAACGAAGAGATCTTCAATATTTCGATTCAGCAGCTGGAAGCCAACATGCAATTTGTAATATTCCCGGAGGGCAGCCATACGCCTTTCCGCCGGTTGAGGGATTTTAAAAAAGGCTTTGCCCGGATAGGTTTTGAAGCTTTGAACAGAAATAACGGAGCATTGGATGTACTGATTGTTCCCGTAGGGGTGGAATACCGCCAGTATCGAAAGATGCACCAGGAAGTTTTACAAACTTTTGGCAAGGCGATTCCCTTGAAAAATTATTGGGAATCTTACCAAAAAGATAATGCGTTGACGTTGGTTCAATTGAAGAATGATGTTTATAAGGAACTTAAGGAATTAATGATTCATATTCCCACCGAAGAACATTACGAGGCTGTAGAGTCCCTGCGGAATTTTACCCGGCCATGGTTGTATGATTTTTTGGGGTTGAAAAATCCGGATCTCTACGATAAATTCCTTGCAGAAAAGAAAATGATCGCCAGCCAAACGGCCTTTGAAACCGAAAAGCCCGAGGAGATGGAATCCTTTGCCCGGAAAATAACCGATTATCAAAAAGCACTGGATAAACAAAATTTCAGGAACCACCTGGTTCAAAACCCTCCTGACATACTAAAGATGGCTTTTCAGTTCCTTTTGATGATTTTGTTCCTGCCGATTTACCTGCTTGGAGTGATCACCAGTTACATTCCCTATAAATTACCGGTAGTTATTTCCAAAAAACTTTTTAAGGATACCATGTATTATGGGGCGGCTAATTACGCAGGCGGGTTGTTGTTTTTTACCATTTCCTGGATCGTGGAAACCCTCCTGGTTCAAATGATTTTTCACAATGGCTGGATTACCCTTGCTTTTGCATTGCTTATGCCTGTTGCATCATTTTTCTCTTTCAGGTACTGGATCGCTTTGAAAAAATTATGGCATGGCTGGCGGTATATTATTTTTAGCAAAACAAAACCGGAACAGGCAAAAAACCTGAGGGAACAACATGAATCCATTATTAAAGAAACTGCACAAATGATGAAAGCGTTTGGAGCATAA
- a CDS encoding glutamate-5-semialdehyde dehydrogenase encodes MNKDKILRDLASLIGQNKKQIIDHNKRDLANAADLDATLLDRLRVDEKKVNGMVNAIEEVIRIEDPENKLLDEYRHPNGMLVQNKVVPFGNILIIYESRPDVTIEAAISAFKAGNRIFLKGGKEAVFTNTFLVGLWHQALQQNNEDIGFVTYLNLNRQETQDLIEKNPYRIDLIIPRGGDGLIHYIKSNTSVPLLISGRGNNFVYVHEDADFDMAIDIIVNGKSRLSVCNATDKVLFHRNLPELDSKLSRLVSRLAAAQIHVLGTPEMNKKNEAIEPVENEAIFYEEFLAPKILFAAVDSLEEAIGKINQFSGGHSASIVCSDEQAAGTFQNKVDCAAVYHNASTRFTDGGEFGMGAEIAISTQKLHFRGPLGLSQLVTNKWFVYGNGQIR; translated from the coding sequence ATGAATAAGGATAAAATTTTAAGGGATCTGGCTTCCCTGATCGGCCAGAACAAAAAACAGATCATCGATCACAATAAACGGGATCTTGCCAATGCCGCAGATCTCGATGCTACCCTGCTGGACAGGCTCAGGGTGGATGAAAAGAAGGTCAACGGCATGGTGAATGCGATTGAGGAAGTGATCCGGATCGAAGACCCGGAAAATAAATTACTGGACGAATACCGCCATCCCAACGGGATGCTGGTTCAAAACAAAGTGGTTCCTTTTGGCAATATCCTGATCATTTACGAATCACGCCCCGATGTGACCATCGAAGCTGCCATCAGCGCCTTTAAAGCCGGCAACCGGATCTTCCTGAAAGGAGGCAAAGAAGCGGTGTTTACAAACACCTTTCTCGTAGGACTTTGGCACCAGGCCCTTCAACAAAACAATGAAGATATCGGCTTTGTCACCTACCTCAACCTAAACCGGCAGGAAACACAGGATCTTATTGAGAAAAATCCTTACCGGATCGACCTCATCATCCCGCGTGGGGGCGACGGACTCATCCATTACATCAAATCAAACACCAGCGTACCCCTCCTGATCAGCGGGCGTGGGAATAATTTTGTGTATGTGCACGAGGATGCCGATTTTGATATGGCCATCGACATCATCGTGAACGGCAAAAGTCGCCTGAGCGTGTGCAATGCTACCGATAAGGTCTTGTTCCATCGAAACCTTCCGGAGCTGGATTCAAAATTATCCAGACTGGTGAGCAGGTTAGCCGCCGCCCAAATCCACGTTTTGGGCACTCCGGAAATGAATAAAAAAAATGAAGCCATTGAGCCTGTTGAGAATGAAGCGATATTTTATGAAGAATTCCTGGCACCAAAAATCCTGTTCGCGGCCGTGGATTCCCTGGAGGAAGCCATAGGAAAGATCAACCAATTCTCGGGCGGGCATTCCGCAAGCATCGTATGCAGTGATGAGCAAGCGGCAGGAACCTTTCAGAACAAGGTCGATTGTGCGGCAGTGTACCACAATGCTTCGACAAGGTTCACCGATGGAGGGGAGTTCGGGATGGGAGCGGAGATTGCCATCAGTACCCAAAAACTGCATTTCAGGGGACCATTGGGGTTGTCGCAGCTGGTAACCAATAAATGGTTCGTTTACGGAAACGGTCAAATTCGTTAA
- the proB gene encoding glutamate 5-kinase, with translation MDKKDILVLKLGSSVLTNGTNRISRGKLEDVAFQLSELRTKYRIVLVSSGAIATARQFIEPGDWANAVASKQAMSAIGQPKLMQIYFEVFNDYHLKIAQCLLTYRDFVNPVSRENTYNTLMELMNHSYVPIINENDTVAVDEIVLGDNDKLSAKVATLLGAKTLILASDIDGLYDSNPHLNPEAKLVTDISDFSAISRYIEEKDSGPGTGGMTSKLEAARICAEEGIETIIVNGRRSRFLLDCFENKIPFSKFSEEEK, from the coding sequence ATGGACAAAAAGGATATTTTGGTGCTAAAACTCGGTTCTTCGGTATTGACCAACGGGACCAACAGGATCTCCAGGGGGAAGTTAGAAGATGTCGCTTTCCAGCTCTCGGAATTGAGGACAAAATACAGGATCGTGCTGGTCTCTTCAGGGGCTATTGCCACCGCACGTCAGTTCATCGAACCCGGCGATTGGGCAAATGCTGTGGCCTCCAAGCAGGCCATGTCGGCCATCGGGCAGCCCAAGCTCATGCAGATCTACTTCGAGGTATTCAATGATTACCACCTGAAAATCGCCCAGTGTTTGCTGACCTACCGTGATTTTGTCAATCCGGTGTCCAGAGAAAACACCTACAATACGTTGATGGAGTTGATGAACCACAGTTACGTGCCTATCATTAACGAAAACGATACTGTGGCAGTGGACGAAATTGTCCTGGGGGATAACGATAAATTGTCGGCCAAAGTAGCTACCCTGCTGGGCGCAAAAACCCTGATCCTCGCTTCGGATATCGATGGGCTCTACGATAGTAACCCGCATTTGAATCCGGAGGCGAAGCTGGTGACGGATATTTCCGACTTTTCAGCCATCAGCCGATATATCGAAGAAAAAGACTCGGGCCCCGGAACCGGCGGCATGACCTCGAAACTTGAAGCGGCCCGGATTTGTGCCGAAGAAGGAATCGAGACCATCATTGTGAACGGGCGAAGGAGCAGATTCCTGCTGGATTGTTTTGAAAATAAAATCCCCTTTTCGAAGTTTTCAGAGGAAGAGAAATAA
- a CDS encoding NAD-dependent epimerase/dehydratase family protein: MKIVVTGATGHVGVNMIRALHEKGFEVLANHLNGDKLLAMQFPEVQWIQGNVLDKAFLSRAFKGADVVIHLAARISISGDPRGEVMKTNIQGPANVAEACLENNVQKLIHFSSIHAFKFSGTDPIVNEDSPRADNTCFKYDQSKIGGERAVQEAISKGLDAVILNPTGILGPYNYWNSFTGQMLKDLYCGRIPALVKSGYNWVDARDLADATIKAITHGKTGKNYILAGHNLDIKSMAQMVHGLGGKKPPILSVSLGVAKIGLPILGLYSRLTKTPPLYTEESLEILKNYNPNISSERAGKDLGFSPRPIEETIKDSIDWYKEQGML; encoded by the coding sequence ATGAAAATAGTCGTTACAGGGGCTACCGGTCATGTAGGAGTCAATATGATCAGGGCATTACACGAAAAAGGTTTTGAGGTCCTGGCCAATCATTTAAATGGAGATAAACTGTTGGCGATGCAGTTCCCGGAGGTGCAGTGGATTCAGGGGAATGTGCTGGATAAGGCATTTTTAAGCCGGGCCTTTAAGGGCGCAGATGTTGTGATCCACCTGGCGGCCAGGATTTCTATCAGTGGTGATCCCCGCGGAGAAGTCATGAAAACGAATATACAGGGCCCGGCAAATGTAGCCGAGGCTTGCCTCGAAAATAACGTTCAAAAACTGATCCATTTTAGCTCCATTCATGCCTTTAAATTTAGTGGAACGGACCCGATAGTCAATGAGGATAGCCCCCGTGCCGACAATACCTGCTTCAAGTACGACCAATCGAAAATAGGGGGCGAACGAGCGGTTCAGGAGGCTATTTCCAAAGGACTCGATGCGGTCATTCTTAACCCAACAGGGATATTGGGCCCTTACAATTACTGGAACTCTTTCACAGGACAGATGCTCAAGGATCTTTATTGCGGTCGTATCCCGGCCCTGGTGAAATCAGGCTATAATTGGGTAGATGCCCGAGATTTGGCTGATGCAACGATAAAGGCCATAACGCATGGGAAAACCGGAAAAAACTATATCCTGGCAGGGCACAACCTGGATATTAAGAGCATGGCACAGATGGTGCATGGTTTAGGGGGTAAAAAACCGCCGATTTTGTCGGTAAGCTTAGGCGTTGCCAAAATCGGTCTTCCAATCCTTGGACTTTATAGCCGATTGACGAAAACGCCACCGCTGTACACCGAAGAATCGTTGGAAATTCTCAAAAATTACAACCCCAATATATCCAGCGAAAGGGCCGGAAAGGACCTCGGTTTTTCACCCCGCCCCATTGAAGAAACTATAAAAGACTCGATCGATTGGTATAAGGAACAGGGGATGTTGTGA
- a CDS encoding TonB-dependent receptor has product MNSIYKIFKPFLFLPILLAILFLPVLAGAQTTAPVVDVSFSGLSWDDFVQKAEKTLGLKFYYDAEAFNDIRLGAIEEPVRVTVFLSRNLEPRGIKVALDRNGNIFLTKGEAIVTELSEDIYPIVISDQPSEGETGKEQSDFIETKKEHLAKVLVIGSKKEGIKERKATLSGYLYETEEKIPVFGATILIEELGIGTATDEDGFYKLRVDKGNYTLLINELNHAEQRIRLQLLSSGTKDFYLESKSITLEGVVVTSDRYDKVQNTKMGFERLSTNSIKEIPLVLGERDILKVATLLPGIQSVGEGAAGFNVRGSPADQNLFYIDNVPVYNTSHLFGFFSVFNSDAISEFSLSKSNIPARFGGRLASIFDIKAKEGDNQQVKVRGGISPITGSVLVEGPIKKEKSSFLVGVRSTYSNWILKLIKNPDFNKTKVFFADAIAKFNFNINEKNKLQAFGYYSFDKINFAGNTRFDMGNEGASISWKRFLNDKSNLDFSVVYSKYALETENNEVAFEAYRQNNVLQHKEAKLDFTLRPNTQHILSFGTNAILYDIDRGTFEPAGESSQVIGKDLGMERGVESGVFVSEEWSPSPRLSIIAGLRYNFYAYLGPQAVFKYKDGQIKEPGSIIDTLNFSRNEPVKVYSGLDYRVAAKYNINPDWSVKASYNKLHQYIFLLSNTIALSPTDKWKLTDYNIEPMEGQQISMGIYTYLMNKRFEFSVEGYYKKVDKLVEYRDGADLLVNEVPEWDILQGDLDVYGLELMLKKPGGRFNGWMNYTYSTANVLVNGPIEGEQINFGNPYPANHDKPHSLNVVANYKFIRRFSLSANLVYSTGKPITYPTTVYYQGGIQLVNFTSRNKYRVPDYLRMDLSVKLEGNLKAEKFMHGVWVFSIYNIAGRDNVYNAYFKSTKGKLIGYKVSIFANPIFSVTYNFKFGNYDY; this is encoded by the coding sequence ATGAACTCAATCTATAAAATATTCAAACCTTTTTTATTTCTGCCGATCCTTCTGGCCATATTGTTTCTTCCCGTATTGGCAGGAGCCCAGACGACAGCGCCCGTAGTAGATGTTTCTTTCAGCGGTTTATCCTGGGATGATTTTGTGCAAAAGGCGGAAAAAACTTTGGGCTTAAAGTTTTACTATGATGCAGAAGCGTTTAACGACATCAGGTTGGGAGCGATTGAGGAGCCTGTTCGGGTTACCGTTTTCCTCAGCCGAAACCTGGAGCCCCGGGGGATAAAAGTGGCACTGGATCGAAATGGCAATATTTTCCTCACCAAAGGAGAAGCTATCGTTACAGAACTCTCAGAGGATATTTATCCAATAGTCATATCGGATCAGCCTTCTGAAGGAGAAACAGGAAAGGAGCAAAGCGATTTTATTGAGACTAAAAAAGAACACCTGGCCAAGGTTTTGGTCATAGGGAGTAAAAAAGAAGGGATTAAAGAAAGGAAGGCCACCCTGAGCGGTTACCTGTATGAAACGGAAGAGAAAATACCGGTTTTTGGGGCTACCATTCTCATTGAAGAACTGGGTATTGGAACGGCCACGGATGAAGACGGCTTTTACAAACTTCGTGTAGATAAAGGCAATTACACCCTGCTGATCAATGAACTGAATCATGCGGAACAGAGAATTCGATTGCAGTTGCTTTCCAGCGGTACAAAAGATTTTTACCTCGAATCAAAATCCATTACGCTGGAAGGGGTTGTGGTGACTTCTGACCGGTACGACAAAGTTCAAAACACTAAAATGGGGTTTGAGCGGCTCAGCACCAATAGCATTAAAGAGATCCCGCTGGTATTGGGAGAAAGGGATATTCTTAAGGTAGCTACTTTGCTGCCCGGCATCCAGAGTGTAGGGGAAGGCGCTGCAGGATTTAACGTAAGAGGAAGTCCGGCGGATCAAAACCTTTTTTATATCGATAATGTGCCGGTTTACAATACCTCCCACCTGTTCGGCTTTTTCTCGGTTTTTAATTCCGATGCCATCAGCGAGTTTTCGCTCTCGAAAAGCAATATTCCGGCCAGATTCGGCGGACGGCTGGCCTCCATTTTTGATATTAAAGCCAAAGAAGGGGATAATCAGCAGGTAAAGGTAAGGGGCGGCATCAGCCCCATCACCGGCAGTGTTTTGGTGGAAGGGCCGATAAAGAAAGAAAAGAGCAGCTTTTTGGTTGGCGTACGCTCCACTTATTCCAACTGGATACTGAAACTCATCAAGAATCCTGATTTCAACAAGACCAAAGTATTTTTTGCCGATGCGATTGCCAAGTTCAATTTTAACATCAACGAGAAAAACAAATTACAGGCCTTCGGTTATTACAGTTTCGATAAAATCAATTTTGCCGGGAACACGCGTTTTGATATGGGCAACGAAGGCGCCTCCATTTCCTGGAAACGCTTTTTAAACGACAAGAGCAACCTGGATTTTTCCGTCGTTTACAGCAAATATGCCCTGGAGACAGAAAACAATGAAGTGGCCTTCGAAGCTTATCGCCAAAACAATGTCCTTCAGCATAAAGAAGCCAAACTGGATTTTACCCTTAGACCCAATACACAACACATACTTTCATTTGGCACCAATGCCATTTTATACGATATCGACCGCGGAACCTTTGAACCGGCCGGAGAGTCAAGCCAGGTCATTGGCAAAGACCTGGGAATGGAAAGAGGAGTTGAATCCGGGGTGTTCGTCAGTGAGGAATGGAGTCCCTCCCCACGGCTGTCAATCATCGCAGGCTTGAGGTATAATTTTTACGCCTACCTTGGTCCCCAGGCGGTGTTCAAATACAAAGATGGCCAGATCAAGGAACCGGGTAGTATCATCGATACCCTGAATTTTTCAAGGAATGAACCCGTTAAGGTTTATTCCGGACTGGACTACCGGGTGGCGGCCAAGTATAACATCAACCCGGACTGGTCTGTCAAGGCTTCTTACAACAAATTGCACCAATACATTTTCCTGCTGTCCAATACGATCGCCCTGTCGCCCACCGATAAGTGGAAATTGACGGATTACAACATTGAACCCATGGAGGGGCAGCAAATTTCCATGGGCATTTATACCTATTTAATGAATAAACGGTTTGAGTTTTCAGTGGAAGGGTATTACAAAAAAGTGGACAAACTGGTTGAATACAGGGATGGCGCAGACCTGCTCGTCAATGAAGTGCCGGAATGGGATATTTTGCAGGGCGACCTCGATGTTTATGGATTGGAACTGATGCTCAAAAAACCGGGAGGACGTTTCAACGGATGGATGAATTATACTTATTCCACGGCCAATGTATTGGTAAACGGACCGATAGAAGGGGAGCAGATCAATTTTGGAAATCCTTACCCGGCCAATCACGACAAACCGCATTCGCTGAATGTAGTCGCCAATTATAAATTCATCAGGAGGTTCAGCCTTTCGGCCAACCTGGTTTATTCCACCGGTAAACCGATTACTTACCCGACAACCGTTTATTACCAGGGAGGCATTCAATTGGTCAACTTTACCTCCAGGAATAAATACCGGGTGCCCGATTACCTGAGAATGGATCTTTCTGTTAAACTGGAAGGCAACCTCAAAGCCGAAAAATTCATGCATGGGGTTTGGGTCTTCAGCATATATAATATTGCGGGAAGGGATAATGTGTACAATGCCTATTTTAAGTCGACCAAAGGAAAGTTAATAGGGTATAAGGTTTCCATTTTTGCCAACCCAATCTTTTCGGTAACGTATAATTTTAAATTTGGAAACTATGACTATTAG
- a CDS encoding DUF4249 domain-containing protein gives MTIRWYILLVLASVLSACVEEFQPKLDEFDNLLVVDGEITNEEGPYTIKLSVSSGLEIISPEPVTGATVAIVEENGVAETLTEQEPGIYRTAPGGIQGTVGKKYKLIINQNGKNYESEYELLKQPTPIASVEAVQEYKAFPDAPEEVPGIQFYVNTGTSSNEKDYYLWSQEGTYKYEANLLIYFVYEGVIKEFKNRDSLKTCYLTYKVGEVYTANTDNLTVPVITNLPLHFLPATDIKLTIRYSMLTRQYSITKQAYDFWHAIERQTSNGGALYTSQPYQIRGNLTNVNNPDEPVLGYFMVAGVAENRIFVDRPENAEIYIADCFLDYMGYAYIFGLPPSEWPIYVTQGEGGGRAVASDGCMDCRVSGGGLLPPPFWEE, from the coding sequence ATGACTATTAGATGGTACATCCTCCTGGTTTTGGCCTCGGTTTTGTCAGCCTGTGTGGAAGAGTTTCAGCCTAAACTGGATGAATTTGATAACCTGCTCGTAGTGGATGGGGAAATTACCAATGAAGAGGGCCCTTATACCATAAAACTTTCCGTTTCATCCGGACTGGAGATCATTTCTCCTGAACCCGTGACGGGGGCCACTGTTGCCATCGTTGAAGAAAACGGAGTAGCCGAAACCCTTACGGAACAGGAGCCAGGCATTTACCGTACCGCCCCGGGGGGCATACAGGGTACCGTTGGCAAAAAATATAAGCTGATCATTAACCAAAACGGAAAAAATTACGAATCCGAATACGAGCTGCTCAAGCAGCCCACACCTATCGCTTCCGTTGAGGCAGTCCAGGAATACAAGGCTTTTCCCGATGCCCCCGAAGAGGTTCCCGGCATACAGTTTTATGTCAATACAGGAACTTCGTCCAACGAAAAAGATTATTACCTCTGGAGCCAGGAAGGCACTTATAAATATGAAGCCAATTTATTGATCTATTTCGTTTATGAGGGTGTTATCAAGGAATTTAAGAATAGGGATTCTTTGAAAACATGTTACCTGACGTATAAAGTCGGGGAGGTGTATACCGCGAATACAGATAACCTGACCGTGCCTGTAATCACCAACCTTCCCCTTCATTTTTTACCGGCAACGGATATAAAACTGACCATTCGGTACAGTATGCTGACCCGCCAATATTCCATTACCAAGCAAGCCTATGATTTCTGGCACGCCATTGAACGCCAGACTTCCAATGGGGGGGCGTTGTATACATCCCAGCCTTACCAGATAAGGGGAAATTTAACAAATGTCAATAACCCTGACGAACCGGTGCTCGGGTATTTTATGGTGGCGGGAGTTGCCGAAAACAGAATTTTTGTGGATCGTCCTGAAAATGCTGAAATATACATTGCTGATTGTTTCCTTGATTATATGGGATATGCGTATATTTTTGGTCTTCCACCTAGTGAATGGCCGATTTACGTGACCCAAGGAGAAGGCGGCGGCAGAGCTGTTGCCTCGGATGGATGTATGGATTGCAGGGTAAGCGGAGGAGGGTTACTGCCCCCGCCATTTTGGGAAGAGTGA
- a CDS encoding T9SS type A sorting domain-containing protein yields MQTIRTIIIFSAITLIMGMKAGAQDEVVFPLETGSWAFMRLAYNTETSSYSASCYSYTSIGDTTFNGKAYQTIWNEYLGEPGYFRQEGQKVFYVPDPEIYAWNGDANEYTVYNFSLNDGDITWLYGFTQSQVDSAEATVLAVDSVAIDTVQMRKKIGFGDILQDLPYSGCSLTWIEGIGQADYLPFYFWPSENMCVTADYQTLFDCLTIGGENVYGPCNCIGFTGVEEVVNVSLGITPNPTSGKFTVDQISGEVLDIAVFNKLGILVKRSKTGTVDLTNYPAGVYYLVAFSKGYRYTGKVVKF; encoded by the coding sequence ATGCAAACAATAAGAACCATTATTATTTTTTCAGCGATTACTTTAATCATGGGGATGAAAGCTGGCGCCCAGGATGAGGTTGTCTTCCCTCTTGAAACCGGATCATGGGCGTTCATGCGGCTGGCATACAATACTGAGACAAGTTCCTACAGTGCCTCCTGTTACAGCTACACCTCCATTGGAGATACCACCTTTAACGGAAAAGCTTATCAAACCATCTGGAATGAATACCTCGGTGAACCGGGTTATTTCCGCCAGGAGGGACAAAAGGTATTTTACGTGCCTGATCCTGAAATTTATGCCTGGAACGGCGATGCCAATGAATATACTGTTTATAACTTTTCTCTCAATGATGGGGACATTACCTGGCTTTATGGGTTCACCCAAAGTCAGGTGGATTCGGCAGAGGCGACGGTGTTGGCCGTCGATTCCGTTGCGATTGACACCGTGCAAATGCGTAAAAAAATTGGCTTCGGAGATATTTTACAGGATCTTCCTTATTCAGGTTGCAGCCTTACATGGATTGAAGGCATAGGACAAGCAGATTATTTGCCTTTTTACTTTTGGCCGAGTGAGAATATGTGTGTGACGGCTGATTACCAGACGTTGTTTGATTGTTTGACCATCGGTGGCGAGAATGTTTACGGCCCCTGTAATTGCATCGGATTTACAGGAGTGGAAGAGGTGGTCAATGTTTCGCTGGGCATCACGCCAAATCCTACCAGTGGAAAATTCACCGTAGATCAAATATCCGGGGAAGTTTTAGATATCGCTGTTTTTAACAAACTCGGCATCCTGGTGAAACGAAGCAAAACCGGTACCGTCGATTTGACGAATTACCCGGCGGGGGTTTATTATTTAGTTGCCTTTTCGAAAGGGTATCGTTATACGGGAAAGGTGGTAAAATTTTGA